The genomic DNA GATGGCAACACATACCCGGTTATCCGTGTAGATACCAGCTCCGCTTCTCACCCGTTCTTCACTGGTAAACAAAGAAACGTGGATATCGGTGGACGTGTGGATCGCTTTAACAAAAAATATAACCTTTAGAACAAGACGAGCGTTATGTTCACGGATTATACAAATAATTCGTGGACGTCGCTTTTTAAAACACCTCCTGCAGATGCAGGAGGTGTTTTTGTCTTAATCCAGAACTGCCATTTAAAGTGAAATAAAGCACTGCTCCCATTGGTCGGTAATGGATGCTTTATCCAACTGCTCCCCAATGAGCGTGACATACCCCTGACTCACGGGGAGCGCGGTGGGCTGCCACTCCAAGTGACTGCCTGAATATTGCAAGAGCATCGTACCTTCGTGCGGAAGCACGCAATAGCCTTTTGCGCGAAGCAGGAAGGATCCGAGTCCAGTCAGGAAGCTTTCCAATCGTTCCTTTTCCAGCGACTGTAAAGTATATTGATGCAGCGTTAAGCTCTCCAGACGGGAAAACGAATGGGGCTGGTTGGGATCGTGGCTGAGGCTATGACTGTGCCCAGAAATGACCTTGAATGCTGTACTTCTGGAAATACTGTCGGGTTGCCCGATACCTTTGACAGAAATAGGGTCGTCCGATGCCGTTGCATCGGTTCGTTGCGCCTGTGCTGCTGGTGTGGGTTGAGATACCTGTACAGGTTTTACGGCAACGGATACGGAGGTCAGTGCAGGCTCCAGCAGGGGTCCAAGGTCAACCCGGCTATACTCAGCGGTTTGCAGCTTGGCCGTATCATTGAGCTTGCGAATGCTCTTGACAACCCTCTTCACTTCGCGGCTACTTGCCGCATCTGTCTTGTTCACTACAATGAAGTTTGCGGTGCGAAGCTGCCCGTGCAGGGTCTCGACCAGTTCCTTGTCAGCGGTGAAGCGGCTATTGTATTCATGAAAAAGCTCAGCGTCCACAACACTGATGCTGTGAACCAGATAAAGCCGATCCGCCAGCAACGGGGAGCGAAGCTCTTCCAGCACTTGCTCAGGGTTGGCTACTCCGGTGGTTTCCATGAAGATCAGATCCGGGTCCTGACTGAGCAGGGTGTGCAGAGCGCCTGCCAGCTCATTTCTTTTGCTGCAACAAATGCAGCCCTCCAGCAGTCCCTCCACCGATACGTCAGGCATTTCTTCAGTAATAATGGCACCGTCTACATCGTATTCACCCATTTCGTTCATTAATACTGCGGGACGGAGCGGAATTTGGCGGGCATGGGCCAGCAAGCGCAGAAGCAGCGTCGTTTTGCCGCTTCCAAGAAAACCGCTGATTAATATCACAGGAACCTTGTTCATCATTATTCCTCCTTGATAGGGTTAGTGTGCTGCATTCAAGCGATCAAAGGTGGCTACCGAATCTGCCTGGGTATAAACATAAGGGGATTCCGGCTGTGCCACTGCGGTTATTTTCTCGGATCGAATTTCGAGTACGGGTGCATTGCCTTTCTGTGTGGCATGTAATGTGCCTTCAATGGTCACCCACGTATCCTTGTCAAAGGACGGGGCCTTCTT from Paenibacillus sp. FSL R10-2782 includes the following:
- a CDS encoding type B 50S ribosomal protein L31 gives rise to the protein MKKDLHPTLNKVIFLDPSCGFSFLSASTKYSQETMEWEDGNTYPVIRVDTSSASHPFFTGKQRNVDIGGRVDRFNKKYNL
- a CDS encoding CobW family GTP-binding protein; amino-acid sequence: MMNKVPVILISGFLGSGKTTLLLRLLAHARQIPLRPAVLMNEMGEYDVDGAIITEEMPDVSVEGLLEGCICCSKRNELAGALHTLLSQDPDLIFMETTGVANPEQVLEELRSPLLADRLYLVHSISVVDAELFHEYNSRFTADKELVETLHGQLRTANFIVVNKTDAASSREVKRVVKSIRKLNDTAKLQTAEYSRVDLGPLLEPALTSVSVAVKPVQVSQPTPAAQAQRTDATASDDPISVKGIGQPDSISRSTAFKVISGHSHSLSHDPNQPHSFSRLESLTLHQYTLQSLEKERLESFLTGLGSFLLRAKGYCVLPHEGTMLLQYSGSHLEWQPTALPVSQGYVTLIGEQLDKASITDQWEQCFISL